The following is a genomic window from Malus sylvestris chromosome 12, drMalSylv7.2, whole genome shotgun sequence.
ttttttttaacaaatgatattatccaCACTAAGGGGAAGGTGgtgagtttagcctcacaatgagctagcaataatgtgattcaattaattgttcattaaatattattttctctattcttattGTAAATTCTttagagaccgattttattatgtgaattcagctgtTTGAATtagtttatgaggggtttcttctagcatgatctaaaataatgcatcaaataaggtaggggtattttagttattttaatattttttttaatagttaattttttgttctgttttttttagtatatcacaataggctagcaataatgtgattcaatttttctatttttaaacacgttcaaaacatcttaagaggtgtgtaatgccagttataaaaaaaaagtctttcgtatgctgataataatgtgattaaattagttatcaaatgattgttttttttaactaatgatattatctacactaacggGGAGTGGggggggtgagcttagcctcaaaATGGGCTAGTAAGAacgtgattcaatcagttgttaattcaattttattttctctatttttaaacatgttcaaaacatcttaagaaaCATGTAATCTTGGTTATAAAAAATGTATTTCGcccgcggataataatgtgtttaaattaattgtcaaatgattttttttttttaataacaaaagatattatctatactaagaggGAATGAGTGGgcatagcctcacaatgagttagtaataatgtgatttaatcaattgttcattaaatatcATTTTGTCTATTCTTattgtaaattctatagagatcGATTTTAGTATGTAAATTCAGCTGCTTGAATTGGTTTATGAGTGATTtattctagcatgatctaacattattcatttacttcaaatatttgatttttttattgtcaatttatgcatataaatacatttaaaacgtataAATCACGTgtaatatgttataaattaaaaattatcttttacGAGCGCGTGAACGAGTGCATGAAGGTTAATATGAATAATTCATGTTGACAGTATGGACCCATTCTGGCCTTTCGGTGCATGGCAAGGTATGGCACAATGTCAATGTGGTCGGCTCACATACCAACGGGTGTGGCACACTGACCCATACCACATTAAACAAGATTGATATATATTGGTAATGGTGAGATCGATGACTTTTCGAACTTTTCTATTTAGTTCGAAAAATGGTAAACACATATTCTTCTGGAGAAACTAAAAAGTTGtgtaaaaattattttcttttaattttacaaCATATGTGATTAATCAtctctgttaattttttttttgttaaataattcaatttgataactaaaaaaatatgttaaaaactaaaaatagtgtgaacattactttttttttaaaaccaaaatcatgcATGGTAAATTTGCAATATATCACTATTCAATTTCATACTTTGTACACTTATTTggaaaatgaatttttaatgacCAAGAGTACAATAGAATTTTTCTTTAGTAATCGATATTCTCAACACTAAAAAAGAGGAGACGAGCTTTGATAAAAACATTTATATTGTTAAATATTTAGAAGTGCTTTTGTATTGAACTTCTTTCATAAAGTACATTAAGTATAGGTACCGATTGTTGACTCTTTAGCTTGAGTATAATCCTACTAATCCTGATGGGAAACAGGTTGATTAACAACGTACACGTAAACGTCGATTCTAGTTGTTAGTTGTTTTGAATTGAATTATAAAATTATTGGAGGAGTTATTGTGCTTGATAGTTACATCGCTATATGTTGTATATACCTGTATTAATACAATATATCATGATTATGACATCTCAATGATATCGTCCATCCGTACTGTATATAACACATACTAATATGGATAATATATAATTGCAttcaaataaagattaaaaactTGAATAATTCCGGTTCTAAAATTTATATGATGAATATACCTTATTTACAACAAGTGAGATGTGTGTTCTTTCACATATGAAGACAAGTATTATCCTATTAATAACAATTTAACACTAATCTATGTGTCACATTGAAAATTCCTAATAAGCCGAAGAGAAATGCTAGAGAGACTCTTTCAAAAGTAAGACTTTTTATCACCTTATGTTTTTAGCACAATTCTCATGCCAACATTATGaaatattatttcaaaaacataaGGTGACGAAAAGTCTAGAGAGGCCAACTTTGAGAGAGTCTCAGTAGAAAAAACCTTATTAATTAGGtgaaacaagaaaaaacaatggacaattaaaataaagagtaatgttagaaatattaaatttatagacaaaatttacaaattaaatgatgtgtcactaataagaaataagcatgtttgtcaacgcttaagtaataatccaaccattaactttcatgtcatttagtttacaaattttatctacaaatctAGTCTCTTTAACATTACACTAAAATAAATATGACAAACAATATTCCCTTGtctgtttttctctttttttctgtGTTGCATGAAGAGTGGGTGTTCATCAATTTATAACCATTAAACAACACATCTTTCAACGGGCTCTGCTTGTCGTTTCCACTGCATGCATGCATCATTCACATCGAGTCTCGGTTATCTTTCTGCATGCGTTCAGGCCATTCAAACAAGTATTAATTTTGTACACAGAAAATTACAACGTCCCACTCCTATTTCCCCCTATATAAACTCCACATCTCACCGACTCACTCAGCATCTAGTAAAAGCACCACCAAATTATTAAACCATCCTTTGACTTTTGTACGCAAAAGCTATGGCTAGCCCTAAGGTGGTTTGTGTTTTCTTAATGTGCATAGTGCTGGCCGCACCCTTGATCACTGGAGCAGCACTCACATGTGGCCAGATTAAAGTCGGTCTTGCGCCTTGCCTGGCCTACCTCCAGAATGGTGGCTCCCCCACTCCAGGCTGCTGCAGGGGCATCAAAGGCCTGGTCAGCTCAGCCACGACCACAGCTGATCGACAGAATGCTTGCAACTGCTTGAAAACAGTTGCTGCCCAAATCAAAACTATTAAACAAGCCAACGCGGCTAAACTCCCTTCCTTATGTGGCGCCAACATTCCCTACAAGATCAGCACCTCTACTAACTGCGCCAGGTAAATTTTTCCATCAAATGATGTGCTAATTACTTTTCGCTATTTAAAACAAGCGCACAAATTTGATAATCCTAgcatattttattttgtaatacaCTAAGCCTTTAAA
Proteins encoded in this region:
- the LOC126593631 gene encoding non-specific lipid-transfer protein 1-like, which codes for MASPKVVCVFLMCIVLAAPLITGAALTCGQIKVGLAPCLAYLQNGGSPTPGCCRGIKGLVSSATTTADRQNACNCLKTVAAQIKTIKQANAAKLPSLCGANIPYKISTSTNCASVK